Proteins co-encoded in one Zalophus californianus isolate mZalCal1 chromosome 9, mZalCal1.pri.v2, whole genome shotgun sequence genomic window:
- the LOC113922222 gene encoding glucose-6-phosphate 1-dehydrogenase-like: protein MAEQVALSWTQVCGILWEELYQDNAFHQSDTHIFIIMGPSGDLAKKKIYPTIWWLFRIGLQPEDTFIVGYTRSGLTVANIRKQREPFFKATPEKPKLEEFFACNSYVAGQYDDTASYERLNSHMNALPLGPQANRLFYLALPPTVYEAVTKNIHETCMSQTGWNRVIVEKPFRRDLQSSDRLSNHISSLFREDQITAWTTAWARRWSRTSWC, encoded by the coding sequence ATGGCAGAACAGGTAGCCCTGAGCTGGACCCAGGTGTGCGGAATCCTGTGGGAAGAGCTGTACCAGGACAATGCCTTCCATCAATCTGATACACATATCTTCATCATCATGGGTCCATCGGGTGACCTGGCCAAAAAGAAGATCTACCCCACCATCTGGTGGCTGTTCCGGATTGGCCTTCAGCCGGAAGACACCTTCATCGTGGGCTACACCCGCTCCGGCCTCACAGTAGCCAACATCCGGAAACAGAGAGAGCCCTTCTTCAAAGCCACACCAGAGAAGCCCAAGCTGGAGGAGTTCTTTGCCTGCAACTCCTATGTGGCTGGCCAGTATGACGACACGGCCTCCTACGAGCGCCTCAACAGCCACATGAATGCCCTCCCCTTGGGGCCACAGGCCAACCGCCTCTTTTACCTGGCCTTGCCCCCCACAGTCTACGAGGCAGTCACCAAGAATATCCACGAGACCTGCATGAGCCAGACAGGCTGGAACCGTGTCATTGTGGAGAAGCCCTTCAGGAGGGACCTGCAGAGCTCTGACAGGCTGTCCAACCATATCTCCTCCTTGTTCCGTGAGGACCAGATTACCGCATGGACCACTGCCTGGGCAAGGAGATGGTCCAGAACCTCATGGTGCTGA